The following proteins are co-located in the Pseudomonas sp. DY-1 genome:
- the fdnG gene encoding formate dehydrogenase-N subunit alpha, which yields MDMNRRQFFKVCAVGLGGSSLAALGVAPPEAFADQVRHFKLARTVETRNTCPYCSVGCGLIMYSQGDAAKNVAQNIIHIEGDADHPVNRGTLCPKGAGLLDFVHSPNRLKYPEIREPGSSEWKRIEWDDALDRIAKLMKADRDANFVEKNDQGQTVNRWLTTGFLAASASSNEAGYITHKVVRSLGMLGFDNQARVUHGPTVAGLAPTFGRGAMTNHWTDIKNADLVLIMGGNAAEAHPCGFKWVTEAKAHNNARLIVVDPRFTRSASVADYYAPIRTGTDIAFLGGLINYLISQDKIQHEYVRNYTDAPFIVNDGFTFQDGLFSGYDEAKRAYPDKSTWSYAKGEDGYVRADMTLQDPRCVFQLMKQHYSRYTLDLVSSICGTPKEQLEKVWSQVAETSDPRKTMTIMYALGWTQHSVGSQMIRTGAMVQLLLGNIGMPGGGMNALRGHSNIQGLTDLGLLSNSLPGYLTLPADAEQDYAAYIDKRAAKPVRPGQMSYWQNYGKFHVSLMKSWFGKSATAENNWCYDWLPKLDVPAYDVLRYFDLMHQGKVNGYFCQGFNPIGSFPNKAKVTESLSKLKYLVVMDPLATETSEFWRNAGEFNDVDTANIQTTVFRLPVTCFAEEDGSLVNSGRWLQWHWKGAEPPGQARTDIAIMGGLLHRLRSAYTKDGGAFPDPILGLDWNYLRPDEPGPDEIAREFNGKALADLTDPATGAVLLKAGEQVPGFAVLRDDGSTASGCWIFAGCWTAAGNQMARRDNADPYAMGQTLGWAWAWPANRRILYNRASADPSGKPWNPEKKRLVWWNGKVWTGTDVPDYKADVAPEAGMSPFIMNPEGVARFFALDKMNEGPFPEHYEPFETPIGRNPLHPEHAKVTSNPAARVFKGDWEAFGKAADFPIAATTYRLTEHFHFWTKHCRLNAITQPEQFVEISEVLAKELGIAAGDRVKVSSNRGFIKAVAVVTKRLKPLTVDGKTVHQVGIPLHWGFSGVARPGYITNTLTPFVGDGNTQTPEFKSFLVKVEKA from the coding sequence ATGGACATGAATCGTCGTCAGTTCTTCAAGGTCTGTGCCGTGGGCCTTGGAGGATCGAGCCTGGCGGCTCTGGGGGTAGCGCCCCCGGAAGCTTTCGCCGACCAGGTGCGCCATTTCAAACTGGCGCGCACTGTCGAGACGCGCAACACCTGCCCATACTGCTCGGTCGGCTGCGGCCTGATCATGTACAGCCAGGGCGACGCGGCGAAAAACGTCGCGCAGAACATCATCCATATCGAAGGCGATGCGGATCACCCGGTGAACCGTGGAACCCTCTGCCCGAAGGGCGCCGGTCTGCTGGACTTCGTCCACAGCCCCAACCGACTCAAGTACCCGGAGATTCGCGAGCCCGGCTCCAGCGAGTGGAAGCGCATCGAGTGGGATGACGCCCTCGATCGCATCGCCAAGCTGATGAAGGCCGACCGCGACGCCAACTTCGTCGAGAAGAACGACCAGGGCCAGACGGTGAACCGCTGGCTGACCACGGGCTTCCTCGCGGCGTCGGCGTCCTCCAACGAGGCCGGTTACATCACCCACAAGGTGGTGCGTTCCCTTGGCATGCTGGGGTTCGATAACCAAGCGCGTGTCTGACATGGCCCGACGGTGGCAGGTCTTGCCCCGACGTTTGGCCGTGGAGCCATGACGAACCACTGGACCGACATCAAGAATGCCGATCTGGTGCTGATCATGGGTGGCAACGCCGCCGAAGCCCACCCTTGTGGATTCAAGTGGGTCACCGAAGCCAAGGCGCACAACAACGCCCGGTTGATCGTGGTCGATCCGCGCTTCACCCGTTCGGCCTCCGTTGCCGACTACTACGCGCCGATCCGCACTGGCACCGATATCGCCTTCCTCGGTGGACTGATCAACTACCTGATCAGCCAGGACAAGATCCAGCACGAGTACGTGCGCAACTACACCGACGCGCCCTTCATCGTGAACGACGGCTTCACCTTCCAGGACGGCCTGTTCAGCGGCTACGACGAAGCCAAGCGCGCCTACCCCGACAAGTCCACCTGGAGCTACGCCAAGGGTGAGGACGGCTACGTCCGCGCCGACATGACCCTGCAGGACCCGCGCTGCGTGTTCCAGTTGATGAAGCAGCACTACAGCCGCTACACGCTGGACCTTGTCAGCAGCATCTGCGGCACGCCGAAGGAACAACTGGAAAAGGTCTGGAGTCAGGTCGCGGAGACCTCCGACCCGCGCAAGACCATGACCATCATGTATGCCCTGGGCTGGACCCAGCACTCGGTGGGCTCGCAGATGATCCGCACCGGCGCCATGGTGCAGCTCCTGCTGGGCAATATCGGCATGCCCGGCGGCGGCATGAACGCCCTGCGTGGCCACTCCAACATCCAGGGGCTGACCGACCTTGGCCTGCTCTCCAACTCCCTGCCGGGTTACCTGACCCTGCCGGCAGATGCCGAGCAGGACTATGCCGCCTACATCGACAAGCGCGCGGCCAAGCCGGTGCGACCGGGGCAGATGTCCTACTGGCAGAACTACGGCAAGTTCCACGTCAGCCTGATGAAGTCCTGGTTCGGCAAGTCGGCCACTGCCGAGAACAACTGGTGCTATGACTGGCTGCCGAAGCTGGATGTGCCGGCCTATGACGTGCTGCGCTACTTCGACCTGATGCACCAGGGCAAGGTGAACGGTTACTTCTGCCAGGGTTTCAACCCGATCGGCTCGTTCCCCAACAAGGCCAAGGTCACCGAAAGCCTCAGCAAGCTGAAGTACCTGGTGGTCATGGACCCGCTGGCCACCGAGACTTCTGAGTTCTGGCGCAACGCCGGCGAGTTCAACGACGTCGATACCGCCAACATCCAGACCACGGTGTTCCGCCTGCCCGTCACCTGCTTCGCCGAGGAAGACGGCTCCCTGGTCAACAGCGGTCGCTGGCTGCAGTGGCACTGGAAGGGTGCCGAACCACCGGGGCAGGCACGTACCGACATCGCCATCATGGGCGGCCTGTTGCATCGACTGCGCTCGGCCTACACGAAAGACGGCGGCGCCTTCCCTGACCCGATCCTGGGGCTGGACTGGAACTACCTGCGGCCGGATGAACCAGGGCCGGATGAGATTGCTCGCGAGTTCAACGGCAAGGCCCTGGCCGACCTCACCGACCCGGCCACCGGAGCGGTGCTGCTCAAGGCCGGCGAACAAGTGCCGGGCTTTGCCGTACTGCGCGACGACGGCAGTACCGCCAGTGGCTGCTGGATCTTCGCTGGCTGCTGGACCGCTGCCGGTAACCAGATGGCTCGCCGCGACAATGCCGATCCCTACGCCATGGGGCAGACCCTCGGCTGGGCCTGGGCCTGGCCGGCGAACCGGCGCATCCTCTACAACCGTGCCTCGGCCGACCCCTCCGGCAAGCCGTGGAACCCGGAGAAGAAACGCCTGGTGTGGTGGAACGGCAAGGTCTGGACCGGCACCGATGTGCCGGACTACAAGGCTGACGTCGCGCCCGAAGCGGGCATGAGCCCGTTCATCATGAACCCCGAAGGCGTGGCGCGTTTCTTCGCCCTCGACAAGATGAACGAAGGCCCGTTCCCCGAGCACTACGAACCCTTCGAGACCCCCATCGGGCGCAACCCCTTGCACCCGGAACACGCCAAGGTCACCAGCAACCCGGCAGCCAGGGTGTTCAAGGGTGACTGGGAAGCGTTCGGCAAGGCGGCTGACTTCCCCATCGCCGCCACCACCTACCGCCTCACCGAGCACTTCCACTTCTGGACCAAGCACTGCCGGCTGAACGCTATTACCCAGCCCGAGCAGTTCGTCGAGATCAGCGAAGTGCTGGCCAAGGAACTGGGCATCGCGGCGGGTGATCGGGTCAAGGTCTCCTCCAACCGCGGCTTCATCAAGGCCGTGGCCGTGGTGACCAAGCGCCTGAAACCGCTGACCGTGGACGGCAAGACCGTGCACCAGGTCGGCATTCCGCTGCATTGGGGCTTCTCCGGTGTGGCGCGCCCCGGCTACATCACCAATACGCTTACTCCCTTCGTCGGCGACGGCAATACGCAGACACCGGAGTTCAAGTCGTTCCTGGTGAAAGTGGAAAAGGCATGA